A window from Triticum aestivum cultivar Chinese Spring chromosome 6D, IWGSC CS RefSeq v2.1, whole genome shotgun sequence encodes these proteins:
- the LOC778418 gene encoding uncharacterized protein: MECGGVSAVQVQPAVHMGQPGQPAKPPVQPWEYSLRKYLLLLAALVVTVTYAAGFSPPGGVWQAAHDGQPAGDPIIRGTHYRRYLAFFYCNATAFAASLVVIVLILILAVRHDKKGKDSRWVVVPLRLVMVLDLLSLMGAYGAGTCQDKISIVYSAVLVAAVFLYVAVLKMMDWWCPDNKTGPGCDGTMSSAPNSNSNSGDVMSTPDPDSDAVTIPSPLRDSDPNVKEEEDRKREALKKLKANERLRKVLMLLATFAVSITYVAGLSMPGGFWDSTGTSYRPGDAILKDRHRPRLTAFLLCNTTSFVASLLIIMLLIIDGKKLRDKKARSLVLYGFIVVALVSLVGAYTAGSCRETKTTIYVVSLTGGILAMAYILLYAFYTLKSSRSSPTQPTDALQQTTDNVSARKGLDKARSLVLLLATLAATITYTAGLDPPGGLWQDKGDGYIAGDPILITTNIRRYRAFYYCNSVAFVASLLVIVLVQTERLIKHHVLEAAMILDLFGLIGAYAAGSCRNVNSSVYVMALAGAALIYVVIHIVFFTLELDQKDKKDDDQEDELLEKRRKRLLLFAILAATITYQAGLTPPGGFLLQDDTLGHHAGDPILLHNYPVRYHAFFYCNSVSFMLSIALIILLVNPNLYRPAIQSNALSVCTAVGLFCLMGAYAAGSTQHRKTSIYIFVLVAVVLLVAAGLLLVFLLKRKLSNAVVSPPREQNEEERKEVEEKNEDEEEAKKHARRKYLMLLGILVASVAYQAGLEPPGGAWQNNDNGYEAGNPVMNDNRRPRYLTFFYSNSVSFVASIVVIIMLLPQWLPKKKEGEWEKWSLRVMNWMIRLDLFALLVAYAAGSNRGLKTSLYVVALIFAVLGYFAIHTVLACTVCRHERRQSSSVV, translated from the exons ATGGAGTGTGGTGGCGTCTCCGCCGTGCAGGTGCAGCCGGCAGTGCACATGGGTCAGCCCGGCCAGCCGGCAAAGCCGCCGGTGCAGCCATGGGAGTACAGCCTGCGGAAGTACCTCCTGCTGCTGGCCGCCCTGGTGGTCACCGTCACGTACGCCGCCGGCTTCAGCCCGCCGGGGGGCGTCTGGCAGGCCGCCCACGACGGCCAGCCcgccggcgaccccatcatccgcggaACCCACTACCGCCGCTACCTCGCCTTCTTCTACTGCAACGCCACCGCCTTCGCCGcgtcgctcgtggtcatcgtcctcatcctcatcctcgccGTCCGCCACGACAAGAAGGGGAAGGACAGCCGCTGGGTCGTCGTGCCCCTGCGGCTGGTCATGGTGCTGGACCTGCTCAGCCTCATGGGCGCGTACGGCGCCGGCACCTGCCAGGACAAGATCTCCATCGTCTACTCCGCGGTGCTGGTGGCCGCCGTCTTCCTCTACGTCGCCGTTCTCAAGATGATGGACTGGTGGTGCCCAGACAACAAAACCGGCCCCGGTTGCGACGGCACAATGTCATCCGCCCCCAACAGCAACTCCAACTCCGGCGACGTGATGTCCACTCCTGATCCCGACTCCGACGCCGTCACGATTCCATCCCCCCTCCGCGACTCTGACCCCAATGTCAAAGAAGAAGAGGACCGCAAACGCGAGGCCCTGAAGAAGCTGAAAGCCAACGAACGGCTCCGCAAAGTCCTGATGCTCCTGGCGACGTTCGCGGTGAGCATCACGTACGTCGCCGGGCTGAGCATGCCGGGTGGCTTCTGGGACAGCACCGGGACCAGCTACCGCCCGGGCGATGCAATCCTCAAGGACCGCCACCGCCCGCGCCTGACGGCGTTCCTGCTCTGCAACACCACATCGTTCGTGGCGTCCCTGCTCATCATCATGCTGCTTATCATTGACGGCAAGAAGCTCCGCGACAAGAAGGCTCGGTCGCTCGTGCTCTACGGGTTCATCGTCGTCGCGCTGGTCAGCCTCGTCGGCGCTTACACCGCTGGCAGCTGCAGGGAGACAAAAACCACCATCTACGTGGTCTCCCTGACCGGCGGCATTCTGGCAATGGCATACATCCTGCTCTATGCTTTCTATACTTTAAAGTCTTCTCGTTCCAGTCCAACGCAACCAACGGATGCACTTCAGCAGACTACTGATAATGTCAG TGCTAGAAAGGGTCTGGACAAGGCTCGCTCTCTTGTTCTACTGCTTGCCACTCTTGCCGCCACCATCACCTACACAGCGGGTTTGGACCCGCCAGGTGGCCTTTGGCAGGACAAGGGCGATGGGTACATCGCCGGCGACCCGATTCTAATCACAACCAACATTAGGAGGTACAGGGCCTTCTACTACTGCAACTCGGTTGCGTTCGTGGCGTCCTTGCTGGTCATCGTCCTGGTCCAGACGGAGAGGCTGATCAAGCACCACGTGCTGGAGGCAGCCATGATACTCGACCTGTTTGGCCTCATCGGTGCGTATGCCGCTGGGAGCTGTCGGAACGTGAATTCCTCCGTTTACGTCATGGCTTTGGCAGGCGCCGCCCTGATCTATGTGGTGATCCATATTGTCTTTTTCACGCTGGAGCTGGACCAGAAGGACAAGAAAGACGACGATCAAGAAGATGAGTTGCTGGAGAAGAGGCGCAAAAGGTTGCTCCTCTTCGCGATCTTGGCCGCAACCATCACCTATCAAGCCGGCCTCACCCCTcctggcgggttccttctccaggATGACACGCTCGGGCACCATGCCGGTGACCCGATCCTCTTGCACAACTACCCAGTCCGCTACCATGCCTTCTTCTACTGCAACTCAGTGAGCTTCATGCTGTCCATCGCCCTCATCATCCTCCTGGTGAACCCCAATCTGTACAGGCCAGCCATACAAAGCAATGCACTATCCGTTTGCACGGCCGTGGGCTTGTTTTGTTTGATGGGGGCCTACGCCGCCGGAAGCACGCAACACCGCAAGACATCCATCTACATCTTCGTGTTGGTGGCTGTGGTCCTGCTCGTTGCAGCCGGACTGCTGCTGGTATTTTTGCTGAAGAGAAAGCTCAGCAATGCCGTAGTCTCACCACCCAGAGAACAGAACGAAGAAGAAAGGAAGGAGGTAGAAGAAAAgaatgaggatgaagaagaagcgaAGAAGCATGCGAGGCGCAAGTATCTGATGCTGCTAGGAATCTTGGTGGCGAGCGTAGCCTACCAGGCCGGCCTGGAACCGCCCGGCGGGGCGTGGCAGAACAACGACAACGGGTACGAGGCGGGCAACCCGGTGATGAACGACAACAGGAGGCCCCGGTACCTCACCTTCTTCTACAGCAACTCCGTTTCCTTTGTGGCTTCCATCGTTGTCATCATCATGTTGCTACCGCAATGGCTGCCAAAGAAGAAAGAAGGAGAATGGGAGAAATGGTCGCTGAGGGTGATGAACTGGATGATCCGACTGGATCTGTTTGCTCTCCTAGTGGCCTATGCAGCCGGCTCCAACAGGGGGTTGAAGACATCCCTTTATGTCGTCGCACTCATCTTTGCTGTGCTGGGCTACTTTGCAATCCATACGGTGCTGGCATGTACCGTTTGTCGCCATGAGAGGCGCCAAAGCAGCTCTGTAGTGTAG
- the LOC123145944 gene encoding uncharacterized protein: protein MDQPVQPWEYSLRKYLLLLATLVVTVTYAAGFNPPGGVWQNALGGRLAGDPIIRDTNYHRYLAFFYCNATAFAASLVVIVLILVLAIRHDKKGKDSRWVVVPLRLVMVLDLLSLMGAYGAGTCRDKISTVYSAVLVAIVFLYILVLKSMDCWDKNSDPGAGSGRGMPVANGNTGSGSGSARPNPDSGTGTISTSIAGSDGGMPISNGNTSSGGVMCTPDPDSDAGTIPPPILGSDPTVGEDKERLRHHKAHKKLKAEERLRKVLMLLATFAVSITYVAGLSTPGGFWDSTQGSHHPGDAVLKDNHGPRLTVFLLCNTTAFVASLLITMLLIIDGKKLRKKKTARSRMLYGCIVVALVGLVAAYIAGSCREIDTTAYVFSLVGAVLAMAHIILLYGIYASSRSSPVQQTGEVQQTVDNVSGRKALDKARSLVLLLATLAAAITYTAGLDPPGGLWQDNSNGHMAGDPILLTTNARRYKAFFYCNSVAFVASLVAIVLVQTDILVRHHVLEAAMILDLFGLIGAYAAGSCRDVKTSIYAIALAGAVLVYVVIHIVFFTLDHEDKKDDDKANQLLEKRRKRLLLFAILAATITYQAGLTPPGGFLLQDDKLGHHAGDPVLLFNYPLRYKVFFYCNSVSFMLSISLTILLVNHNLYRPAIRSNALFVCMVVGLLCLMVAYAAGSTQHLKTSIYIFLLVGAALLVAAGLLLVFLLKKNDSDSAAQHTEQNQEMKELEVRNGDKEEREEAEEKNGDKELRKKEVEENKEERKKHERRKYLMLLGILVASVAYQAGLKPPGGAWQSSENGYEAGDPVMHDNRRPRYLIFFYSNSFSFMASIVVIMMLLPHWLPNKNKEEWEKWSLRVMNWTILLDLFTLLVSYAAGSNRQWKTSVYVIALIFAVLVYFAIHMTLSCTVCRPKSPQSSSEV, encoded by the exons ATGGATCAGCCCGTGCAGCCATGGGAGTACAGCCTGCGGAAGTACCTGCTGCTGCTGGCCACCCTGGTGGTCACCGTCACGTACGCCGCCGGCTTCAACCCGCCGGGGGGAGTCTGGCAGAACGCCCTCGGCGGCCGACTcgccggcgaccccatcatccgcgacACCAACTACCACCGCTACCTCGCCTTTTTCTACTGCAACGCCACAGCCTTCGCCGcgtcgctcgtggtcatcgtcctcatcctcgtcctcgccATCCGCCACGACAAGAAGGGGAAGGACAGCCGCTGGGTCGTCGTGCCCCTGCGGCTCGTCATGGTGCTGGACCTGCTCAGCCTCATGGGCGCGTACGGCGCCGGCACCTGCCGGGACAAGATTTCAACCGTCTATTCCGCGGTGCTGGTGGCCATCGTCTTCCTCTACATCCTCGTTCTCAAGTCGATGGACTGCTGGGACAAGAactccgaccccggcgccggctccGGCCGCGGGATGCCTGTCGCCAATGGCAACACCGGCTCCGGCTCTGGCAGCGCGAGGCCCAATCCTGACTCTGGCACCGGCACGATTTCCACCTCCATCGCCGGCTCCGACGGCGGGATGCCCATCTCCAACGGCAACACCAGCTCTGGCGGCGTCATGTGCACTCCTGATCCCGACTCCGACGCCGGCACGATTCCACCCCCCATCCTCGGCTCTGACCCCACGGTCGGAGAAGACAAGGAGCGGCTCCGCCACCACAAGGCCCACAAAAAGCTGAAAGCCGAAGAACGGCTCCGCAAGGTCCTGATGCTCCTGGCTACGTTTGCGGTGAGCATCACGTACGTCGCCGGGCTGAGCACGCCGGGCGGCTTCTGGGACAGCACCCAGGGCAGCCACCACCCGGGTGACGCGGTTCTCAAGGACAACCATGGCCCGCGCCTGACGGTGTTCCTGCTCTGCAACACCACGGCATTCGTGGCGTCCCTGCTCATTACCATGCTGCTCATCATCGACGGCAAGAAGCTCCGCAAGAAGAAGACGGCTCGGTCTCGCATGCTCTACGGGTGCATCGTCGTTGCCCTGGTCGGTCTCGTTGCGGCGTACATCGCCGGCAGCTGCAGGGAGATCGATACCACCGCCTACGTGTTCAGCCTAGTTGGCGCCGTTCTGGCAATGGCACACATCATCCTACTCTATGGTATCTACGCTTCTTCTCGTTCCAGTCCAGTGCAACAAACTGGAGAAGTTCAGCAGACTGTTGATAATGTCAG TGGTAGGAAGGCTCTGGACAAGGCTCGCTCTCTTGTTCTACTGCTCGCTACTCTTGCCGCCGCCATCACCTACACAGCGGGGTTGGACCCGCCGGGTGGCCTTTGGCAGGACAATAGCAACGGGCACATGGCCGGTGACCCAATCCTTCTCACGACCAATGCTAGGCGATACAAGGCCTTCTTCTACTGCAACTCGGTTGCCTTTGTGGCCTCCTTGGTAGCCATCGTCCTAGTCCAGACAGATATTCTGGTCAGGCACCACGTGCTGGAGGCAGCCATGATACTCGATCTGTTTGGCCTCATCGGCGCCTATGCCGCCGGGAGCTGCCGGGATGTGAAAACCTCCATTTATGCCATAGCTTTGGCAGGCGCCGTCCTGGTCTATGTGGTGATCCATATTGTCTTCTTCACGCTGGACCACGAGgacaaaaaggacgacgacaaggCAAATCAGTTGTTGGAGAAGAGGCGCAAACGGTTGCTCCTCTTTGCGATCTTGGCCGCGACCATTACCTACCAAGCCGGCCTCACCCCTCCTGGCGGCTTCCTGCTCCAGGATGACAAGCTCGGACACCACGCTGGCGACCCGGTCCTCTTGTTCAACTACCCACTCCGTTACAAGGTCTTCTTCTACTGCAACTCGGTGAGCTTCATGCTGTCCATCTCCCTCACCATCCTCCTTGTGAACCACAATCTGTACAGGCCAGCCATACGAAGCAATGCGCTATTTGTTTGTATGGTCGTGGGCTTGTTGTGTTTGATGGTGGCCTACGCCGCCGGAAGCACCCAACACCTCAAGACATCCATCTACATCTTTCTGTTGGTCGGTGCGGCCCTTCTCGTTGCAGCCGGACTCCTGCTAGTATTTTTGCTGAAGAAAAATGACAGCGATTCAGCAGCGCAACACACTGAACAGAACCAAGAAATGAAGGAGTTAGAAGTGAGGAATGGGGATAAAGAGGaaagagaggaggcagaagaaaaGAATGGGGATAAAGAACTAAGGAAGAAGGAGGTAGAAGAAaataaagaagaaaggaagaagcacGAGAGGCGGAAGTACCTGATGCTGCTAGGCATCTTGGTGGCAAGCGTAGCCTACCAGGCCGGCCTGAAACCGCCCGGCGGAGCGTGGCAGAGCAGTGAGAATGGGTATGAGGCGGGCGACCCGGTGATGCATGATAACAGGAGACCCCGGTACCTCATCTTCTTCtacagcaactccttttccttcaTGGCTTCCATTGTTGTCATCATGATGTTGCTGCCGCACTGGCTGCCAAACAAGAATAAAGAAGAATGGGAAAAATGGTCGCTGAGGGTGATGAACTGGACGATCCTACTGGATTTGTTCACTCTCCTGGTGTCCTATGCAGCCGGCTCCAACAGGCAGTGGAAGACGTCGGTTTATGTCATCGCACTCATCTTTGCTGTGCTGGTCTACTTTGCAATCCATATGACGCTGTCATGTACTGTGTGTCGCCCCAAGAGCCCCCAAAGCAGCTCTGAAGTGTAG